The following are encoded together in the Primulina tabacum isolate GXHZ01 chromosome 18, ASM2559414v2, whole genome shotgun sequence genome:
- the LOC142532443 gene encoding uncharacterized protein LOC142532443, translating to MGPYQPDMLEYPGFDNWKRVNQGKTCAFLAHIGSATSSPHTIAQSKEEKEKNRLRLSTSIVAVRWLALQHIVTSSTKRIAELHTAQRNEIEYMLSIGERDSGSGANQIGNLQRAGATRWSSHYDSVKSLIGMYTATCKVFEVLSDYSPNGRVKAEVRGIYRNMASFEFVFILHLMHKIMRTTDTLCQILQRKSQDILTAITFVTTTKTCLQEFRECGWNEFLQEVKVFCSRNEIDVPDLDCLCKIGRSCRQTTIEHHYHFDVFNAAIDFILMKLNTRFNESSVELLSLSTALDPKNSFDSFNSDDICKLAKKFYPGDFTDQEIVALKYELIRYKLDVMQNLKVSTLVELCQQLTESGRSSVYVMLTRLIHLVLTLPVSTATTERAFSAMKHVKTALRNKMEDDFLADCLTLYIERDLAKHIDLPVPA from the exons ATGGGGCCTTATCAACCAGATATGTTGGAGTATCCAG GATTTGACAATTGGAAAAGGGTAAACCAAGGAAAAACATGTGCTTTTCTTGCCCATATTGGTTCTGCAACTTCTTCACCTCATACTAT TGCACAATCTAAagaggaaaaagagaaaaatcgtCTGCGTTTGAGCACCTCAATTGTAGCTGTTCGTTGGCTAGCACTTCAACATATTGTCACTTCTTCTACTAAGCGCATTGCTGAATTACATACTGCACAGAGAAATGAAATTGAGTATATGTTGTCAATTGGAGAACGTGATTCTGGAAGTGGTGCAAACCAGATTGGTAATTTGCAACGAGCAGGAGCTACTCGTTGGAGTTCTCACTATGATTCGGTAAAAAGCTTGATAGGTATGTACACTGCAACTTGCAAAGTTTTTGAAGTTCTCAGTGATTATTCTCCAAATGGAAGAGTTAAGGCTGAAGTTCGGGGGATTTACAGAAACATGGCAAGCtttgaatttgtgtttattttgcacttaatgcataaaattatgagaacaaCAGATACTCTTTGTCaaattcttcaaagaaaatctcaaGACATTTTGACTGCTATCACATTTGTCACTACTACCAAAACTTGCCTTCAAGAATTTAGAGAATGTGGGTGGAATGAATTTCTTCAGGAAGTTAAAGTTTTTTGCTCAAGAAATGAAATTGATGTACCTGACCTTGATTGTCTATGTAAGATTGGACGTTCCTGTCGGCAAACTACAATAGAACATCATTACcactttgatgtttttaatgcagCAATAGATTTCATTTTGATGAAGTTAAATACTCGGTTCAATGAGTCATCGGTGGAACTTCTTTCTCTTAGTACAGCTTTAGATCCTAAAAATTCATTTGACTCATTTAACAGTGATGATATTTGCAAGCTTGCGAAGAAGTTTTATCCTGGAGATTTCACAGATCAAGAAATTGTTGCTTTGAAGTATGAATTGATACGTTATAAACTTGATGTGATGCAGAATTTAAAGGTTTCTACACTTGTTGAGTTGTGTCAGCAATTGACCGAGAGTGGACGGTCAAGTGTTTATGTTATGTTGACTAGATTGAttcatcttgttttgacattacCTGTGTCTACTGCCACTACTGAGCGGGCTTTTTCAGCAATGAAGCATGTGAAGACGGCACTTCGCAATAAAATGGAGGATGACTTTCTTGCCGATTGTTTGACACTCTATATTGAACGAGATTTAGCTAAACATATTGAT TTACCGGTTCCcgcataa
- the LOC142532705 gene encoding eukaryotic initiation factor 4A-11, with amino-acid sequence MAGMAPEGSQFDARQYDTKMNEILGADNEEFFTSYDEVHESFDAMGLQENLLRGIYAYGFEKPSAIQQRGIVPFCKGVDVIQQAQSGTGKTATFCSGILQQLDYNVVECQALVLAPTRELAQQIEKVMRALGDYLGVKVHACVGGTSVREDQRILSSGVHVVVGTPGRVFDMLRRQSLRPDYIKMFVLDEADEMLSRGFKDQIYDIFQLLPPKIQVGVFSATMPPEALEITRKFMNKPVRILVKRDELTLEGIKQFYVNVDKEEWKLETLCDLYETLAITQSVIFVNTRRKVDWLTDKMRGRDHTVSATHGDMDQNTRDIIMREFRSGSSRVLITTDLLARGIDVQQVSLVINYDLPTQPENYLHRIGRSGRFGRKGVAINFVTKDDERMLFDIQKFYNVVVEELPANVADLL; translated from the exons ATGGCTGGAATGGCACCCGAAGGTTCCCAATTTGATGCTCGTCAGTATGATACCAAAATGAATGAAAT ACTTGGAGCTGATAATGAGGAGTTCTTCACAAGTTACGATGAAGTGCATGAAAGTTTTGATGCTATGGGCCTGCAGGAAAATCTCCTTAGGGGCATCTATGCCTATG GGTTTGAGAAGCCCTCTGCAATTCAACAAAGAGGTATTGTTCCCTTCTGCAAGGGGGTTGATGTGATTCAGCAGGCTCAGTCTGGAACAGGAAAGACAGCAACTTTCTGCTCTGGAATTCTGCAGCAGCTAGACTACAATGTTGTTGAATGCCAGGCTTTAGTTCTGGCACCAACTCGTGAGCTTGCACAACAAATCGAGAAGGTTATGCGAGCGCTTGGTGATTATCTCGGTGTTAAGGTTCATGCTTGTGTTGGAGGTACTAGTGTTCGTGAAGATCAGCGTATTCTGTCCAGTGGGGTTCATGTCGTGGTTGGTACTCCTGGTCGTGTGTTTGACATGTTGAGAAGGCAGTCTCTTCGTCCTGATTATATCAAGATGTTTGTTTTGGATGAAGCAGATGAAATGCTGTCCAGAGGTTTTAAGGATCAG ATATACGATATCTTTCAGTTGCTGCCTCCTAAGATTCAAGTTGGTGTATTTTCCGCTACTATGCCACCAGAAGCTCTCGAAATTACGAGAAAATTCATGAATAAGCCTGTTCGCATTCTTGTGAAGCGTGATGAACTAACACTTGAGGGCATCAAGCAGTTTTATGTTAACGTTGACAAAGAGGAATGGAAACTCGAAACTCTCTGTGATCTTTATGAAACATTAGCCATTACTCAGAGTGTAATCTTTGTTAACACCAGGCGTAAGGTGGACTGGCTCACAGACAAAATGCGCGGCCGAGATCACACAGTCTCTGCCACTCATGGTGACATGGACCAAAACACAAGAGACATCATTATGCGTGAATTCAGATCAGGCTCTTCGCGTGTACTCATCACCACAGATCTTTTGGCACGTGGGATTGATGTGCAGCAGGTCTCTCTAGTAATCAACTATGATTTGCCGACCCAGCCTGAGAATTACCTCCATCGTATTGGGCGAAGTGGCCGTTTCGGGAGGAAGGGTGTTGCTATCAACTTCGTTACTAAAGACGATGAACGAATGTTATTCGACATTCAGAAGTTCTATAACGTGGTTGTTGAGGAGCTTCCTGCCAATGTTGCTGATCTCCTCTAA
- the LOC142533889 gene encoding putative magnesium transporter NIPA9, whose protein sequence is MWESVFLTVVATAGNNIGKVLQKKGTLILPPLSFKLKVIRTYASNKAWVVGFLMDILGAFLMLLALAKAPVSVIQPVSGCGLAILSVFSHFYLKEMMNTIDWIGITLAGIGTIGIGVGGEEQKASSISVFHLPWLAFVVAILFVLLNGWLRVYRHQRREQELMQYEVIEEIIYGLESGILFGIASVVSKMGFVFVEQEFSKLMLPTCISISICCSASGFVVQTRGLKHGRAIVVSTCAAVASIVTGVLAGILVLGERLPSAPVARVLLLIGWFFIIIGVILLVTSIRLIRFFPRPRRSIARSGVEHNFGTRTRDTNPSAVIQASTLHHLLSPPSKTKS, encoded by the exons ATGTGGGAATCTGTTTTCTTGACGGTGGTCGCCACCGCGGGAAACAACATCGGCAAGGTCCTACAGAAAAAGGGCACTCTCATTCTCCCGCCTCTGTCATTCAAGCTCAAG GTAATAAGAACGTATGCTTCCAATAAAGCTTGGGTTGTTGGGTTTCTTATGGATATTCTTGGAGCGTTCTTGATGCTACTAGCACTTGCTAAAGCACCT GTATCGGTTATTCAACCTGTTTCTGGTTGCGGACTTGCTATCCTTTCagttttttctcatttttatctgaaggAGATGATGAACACAATTGACTGGATTGGAATTACATTGGCTGGCATTGGCACTATAG GTATCGGTGTAGGAGGAGAGGAGCAAAAGGCATCTTCCATCTCAGTTTTTCATTTACCATGGCTTGCATTTGTGGTTGCAATCTTGTTT GTACTTCTTAATGGGTGGCTTCGTGTGTACAGACACCAAAGAAGAGAACAAGAATTG ATGCAATATGAAGTCATCGAGGAAATAATATATGGCTTGGAATCCGGCATTTTATTTGG gaTCGCATCAGTTGTATCAAAGATGGGATTTGTGTTTGTGGAGCAGGAATTTTCCAAGTTGATGCTTCCCACCTGCATTTCAATCAGCATTTGCTGCAGCGCGTCTGGATTTGTTGTCCAG ACCCGTGGTTTAAAGCATGGAAGGGCGATTGTGGTGTCTACTTGTGCAGCGGTTGCTTCGATTGTGACCGGTGTACTCGCTGGTATTCTTGTTTTAGGGGAACGATTGCCTTCAGCACCAGTAGCTCGTGTCTTGCTTCTTATCGGATG GTTTTTCATCATAATCGGTGTAATCCTACTGGTAACATCGATAAGACTGATACGATTCTTTCCAAGGCCACGGCGATCTATAGCACGTAGTGGCGTGGAACATAATTTTGGTACACGTACGCGGGACACAAATCCGAGTGCTGTTATACAAGCCAGCACACTGCATCATTTACTATCGCCTCCCTCGAAAACAAAATCTTGA
- the LOC142533890 gene encoding cytokinin riboside 5'-monophosphate phosphoribohydrolase LOG8-like — protein sequence MESVGSKFKKICVFCGSQPGHRKVFSDAANDLGNELVNRKIDLVYGGGSVGLMGLISQRVFDGGCHVLGVIPKALVPFEISGEAVGDVRIVSDMHERKAEMAKEAEAFISLPGGYGTMEETMEMITWAQLGIHKKPVGLLNVDGYYDLLLNLFDKGVEEGFIKPSARQIVISAPTANQLLTKMEQFAPYNDNVAPHESWQMEQLGSYTPVRKSK from the exons ATGGAAAGCGTGGGTAGCAAGTTCAAGAagatttgtgtattttgtggaagTCAGCCTGGCCACAGGAAAGTCTTCAGTGATGCTGCTAATGACTTGGGAAATGAACTG GTAAATAGGAAGATAGACTTGGTGTACGGTGGCGGAAGCGTCGGTTTGATGGGGTTGATTTCTCAGAGAGTCTTTGATGGCGGTTGCCATGTTCTTGG AGTAATTCCCAAAGCTCTAGTTCCCTTTGAG ATATCAGGCGAAGCTGTTGGAGATGTGAGAATCGTTTCAGATATGCATGAGCGTAAAGCTGAAATGGCTAAAGAGGCTGAAGCTTTCATTTCCCTTCCTG GAGGATATGGAACTATGGAAGAGACTATGGAAATGATAACTTGGGCACAACTCGGAATTCATAAAAAACCG GTTGGTTTGCTAAATGTTGATGGTTACTATGACTTGTTGCTCAATTTGTTCGACAAAGGTGTCGAAGAAGGCTTCATCAAACCAAGTGCTCGGCAAATAGTCATTTCTGCTCCTACCGCCAACCAGCTTTTGACTAAGATGGAG CAATTTGCTCCTTACAACGACAACGTCGCCCCGCATGAAAGCTGGcaaatggagcaattgggtaGTTACACACCTGTaagaaaatcaaaatga